A genomic stretch from Euwallacea fornicatus isolate EFF26 chromosome 10, ASM4011564v1, whole genome shotgun sequence includes:
- the LOC136341465 gene encoding allergen Tha p 1 yields MALFIKNLWLLLALFGMVQSQLLNGNNGYVEKQLMCALDRAPCDNLGRQIKDALPEIIGKNCQSCDSKQYANAKRIARFVQNKYPDVWNDLVRKYGKSIQ; encoded by the exons ATGGcccttttcattaaaaacttatgGCTATTGTTAGCCCTTTTTGGGATGGTGCAATCGCAATTGTTGAACGGGAATAATGGATATGTGGAAAAGCAGTTGATGTGTGCCCTGGATAGAGCCCCATGCGACAATTTGGGAAGGCAAATTAAAG ATGCTTTGCCGGAAATTATTGGGAAAAATTGCCAATCCTGCGATTCCAAACAGTATGCAAATGCCAAGAGAATAGCCCGGTTTGTGCAGAATAAGTATCCAGACGTGTGGAACGATTTGGTACGAAAATATGGAAAGAGTATCCAATGA
- the LOC136341460 gene encoding ninjurin-1-like isoform X2 — protein MQFKSNLLFNRPELLQPLQCSRRSVTVSLCSLMNLNFFKKNMSVSPVNRASGEKSLDVNKYATKKTIAQGLLDVALLTANASQLKYVLQVGEKHEFYSLMLSLISISIVLQVLVGLLCLTLHLLSDCRLHLKSYHAMANFLNYLNTICAFVITVFNLLISCFDPTIARYAIFQPLEVAPLGL, from the exons ATGCAATTTAAgtctaatttattatttaatcgaCCAGAGCTGCTGCAACCACTTCAGTGCTCTCGCCGGAGTGTTACGGTTTCACTTTGCTCGTTAAtgaatctcaattttttcaagaaaaatatgtctGTGTCACCAGTTAATAGGGCAAGCGGAGAA AAATCTCTAGACGTCAACAAATATGCCACCAAAAAGACCATCGCCCAGGGGCTTTTAGACGTGGCCCTTCTGACAGCGAACGCTTCCCAACTAAAATATGTCCTGCAAGTAGGAGAGAAACACGAGTTTTACTCTCTGATGTTGAGCCTCATTAGCATCTCCATAGTTTTGCAG GTTCTAGTGGGTCTCCTATGTCTCACGTTGCATCTATTGTCAGACTGCAGACTGCACTTGAAGAGCTATCATGCCATGGCCAATTTCCTGAACTATTTGAATACTATATGCGCTTTCGTGATCACAGTGTTTAATTTGCTCATTTCATGTTTTGATCCGACCATTGCACGATACGCCATTTTTCAGCCCCTTGAAGTGGCTCCTTTGGGGCTCTAA
- the LOC136341460 gene encoding ninjurin-2-like isoform X3, translating to MQFKSNLLFNRPELLQPLQCSRRSVTVSLCSLMNLNFFKKNMSVSPVNRASGEKSLDVNKYATKKTIAQGLLDVALLTANASQLKYVLQVGEKHEFYSLMLSLISISIVLQVGQACLCVLLGTALNINKEDHCPNANKANNVILCVNIAIMAVNVLISSFEMKEGADTMEGTTLTTPTS from the exons ATGCAATTTAAgtctaatttattatttaatcgaCCAGAGCTGCTGCAACCACTTCAGTGCTCTCGCCGGAGTGTTACGGTTTCACTTTGCTCGTTAAtgaatctcaattttttcaagaaaaatatgtctGTGTCACCAGTTAATAGGGCAAGCGGAGAA AAATCTCTAGACGTCAACAAATATGCCACCAAAAAGACCATCGCCCAGGGGCTTTTAGACGTGGCCCTTCTGACAGCGAACGCTTCCCAACTAAAATATGTCCTGCAAGTAGGAGAGAAACACGAGTTTTACTCTCTGATGTTGAGCCTCATTAGCATCTCCATAGTTTTGCAG GTAGGCCAAGCATGTCTGTGTGTGCTTCTCGGAACAGCCCTCAACATCAACAAAGAGGACCACTGCCCCAATGCTAACAAGGCTAACAATGTCATTTTGTGTGTGAACATTGCCATAATGGCTGTTAATGTACTTATAAGCTCATTCGAGATGAAGGAGGGGGCAGATACAATGGAAGGCACTACCCTTACAACTCCCACATCTTAG
- the LOC136341460 gene encoding ninjurin-1-like isoform X1, with the protein MQFKSNLLFNRPELLQPLQCSRRSVTVSLCSLMNLNFFKKNMSVSPVNRASGEKSLDVNKYATKKTIAQGLLDVALLTANASQLKYVLQVGEKHEFYSLMLSLISISIVLQVTAGLLSVLIAIMRSYDDDKIDSIVAILNQIALGFITGALFCDIIKMNFGLDPAIALNTTSPRNKKHISFPATTPKNPS; encoded by the exons ATGCAATTTAAgtctaatttattatttaatcgaCCAGAGCTGCTGCAACCACTTCAGTGCTCTCGCCGGAGTGTTACGGTTTCACTTTGCTCGTTAAtgaatctcaattttttcaagaaaaatatgtctGTGTCACCAGTTAATAGGGCAAGCGGAGAA AAATCTCTAGACGTCAACAAATATGCCACCAAAAAGACCATCGCCCAGGGGCTTTTAGACGTGGCCCTTCTGACAGCGAACGCTTCCCAACTAAAATATGTCCTGCAAGTAGGAGAGAAACACGAGTTTTACTCTCTGATGTTGAGCCTCATTAGCATCTCCATAGTTTTGCAG GTAACCGCAGGTTTGCTCTCAgttttaattgcaattatGCGATCCTATGACGACGACAAAATTGACTCAATCGTTGCAATTCTTAACCAAATTGCTTTGGGATTCATTACTGGAGCCCTATTTTGCgacataattaaaatgaattttggtCTAGACCCCGCAATAGCACTCAACACAACTTCACCTCGAAACAAGAAACACATCAGTTTTCCTGCTACTACCCCAAAAAACCCTTCATAG
- the LOC136341460 gene encoding ninjurin-1-like isoform X5 has translation MISDKNDIEADFHPEVDGNAASVIAAATITILKKSLDVNKYATKKTIAQGLLDVALLTANASQLKYVLQVGEKHEFYSLMLSLISISIVLQVLVGLLCLTLHLLSDCRLHLKSYHAMANFLNYLNTICAFVITVFNLLISCFDPTIARYAIFQPLEVAPLGL, from the exons ATGATATCAGATAAAAACGACATAGAAGCTGACTTTCATCCTGAAGTAGATGGAAATGCTGCTAGTGTGATTGCAGCTGCTACTATCACAATACTTAAG AAATCTCTAGACGTCAACAAATATGCCACCAAAAAGACCATCGCCCAGGGGCTTTTAGACGTGGCCCTTCTGACAGCGAACGCTTCCCAACTAAAATATGTCCTGCAAGTAGGAGAGAAACACGAGTTTTACTCTCTGATGTTGAGCCTCATTAGCATCTCCATAGTTTTGCAG GTTCTAGTGGGTCTCCTATGTCTCACGTTGCATCTATTGTCAGACTGCAGACTGCACTTGAAGAGCTATCATGCCATGGCCAATTTCCTGAACTATTTGAATACTATATGCGCTTTCGTGATCACAGTGTTTAATTTGCTCATTTCATGTTTTGATCCGACCATTGCACGATACGCCATTTTTCAGCCCCTTGAAGTGGCTCCTTTGGGGCTCTAA
- the LOC136341460 gene encoding ninjurin-1-like isoform X4: MISDKNDIEADFHPEVDGNAASVIAAATITILKKSLDVNKYATKKTIAQGLLDVALLTANASQLKYVLQVGEKHEFYSLMLSLISISIVLQVTAGLLSVLIAIMRSYDDDKIDSIVAILNQIALGFITGALFCDIIKMNFGLDPAIALNTTSPRNKKHISFPATTPKNPS; this comes from the exons ATGATATCAGATAAAAACGACATAGAAGCTGACTTTCATCCTGAAGTAGATGGAAATGCTGCTAGTGTGATTGCAGCTGCTACTATCACAATACTTAAG AAATCTCTAGACGTCAACAAATATGCCACCAAAAAGACCATCGCCCAGGGGCTTTTAGACGTGGCCCTTCTGACAGCGAACGCTTCCCAACTAAAATATGTCCTGCAAGTAGGAGAGAAACACGAGTTTTACTCTCTGATGTTGAGCCTCATTAGCATCTCCATAGTTTTGCAG GTAACCGCAGGTTTGCTCTCAgttttaattgcaattatGCGATCCTATGACGACGACAAAATTGACTCAATCGTTGCAATTCTTAACCAAATTGCTTTGGGATTCATTACTGGAGCCCTATTTTGCgacataattaaaatgaattttggtCTAGACCCCGCAATAGCACTCAACACAACTTCACCTCGAAACAAGAAACACATCAGTTTTCCTGCTACTACCCCAAAAAACCCTTCATAG